A single genomic interval of Zingiber officinale cultivar Zhangliang chromosome 4A, Zo_v1.1, whole genome shotgun sequence harbors:
- the LOC121971965 gene encoding uncharacterized protein LOC121971965, which yields MSSSLLLLLLFLHLPLLPSSSLSTAEEAQTPASTFNSSTIYDVLQEYSLPVGIFPDTVKSFSVSSNGYFVVELYGECYVDLEYVVFYAPRVSGFLGYGSVSNLEGVQIRNYLVWYDVSSIKVNLPYSDFVYIQFGWVTRKLGIEQFKHIHSCREGVSLFQRAIKVVRSAFESIFVPQL from the exons ATGTCTTCcagcctcctcctccttctcctctttctccacCTCCCTCTCCTCCCCTCCTCCTCCCTCTCCACGGCGGAGGAAGCCCAAACGCCGGCCTCGACGTTCAACAGCTCCACCATCTACGACGTCCTCCAGGAGTACAGCCTCCCGGTGGGGATCTTCCCCGACACCGTCAAGTCCTTCTCCGTATCCTCCAACGGATACTTCGTCGTCGAACTCTACGGAGAGTGCTACGTCGATTTGGAGTACGTGGTCTTCTACGCCCCGCGCGTGTCCGGCTTCCTCGGCTACGGCTCCGTCTCCAACCTCGAGGGCGTCCAGATCCGGAACTACCTCGTTTGGTACGACGTCAGCTCCATCAAGGTCAACCTCCCCTACTCCGATTTCGTCTACATCCAGTTCGGCTGGGTCACTCGCAAGCTCGGCATCGAGCAGTTCAAGCACATACACTCTTGCAGAGAGGGTGTCTCTCTATTTCAGCGAGCCATAAAAGTTGTCCGCTCAGCGTTCGAG AGTATTTTTGTACCTCAACTGTGA
- the LOC121971966 gene encoding hydroxyproline O-galactosyltransferase GALT6-like: MRRSRLELSFNPFTRKRFLHFLLVLGILYLSFLLLCEFPFVFHGFTPLGAAGGLLGGDAVARRVSLQSEEDTQGIYAPVRPFLFPYRPEVSAAAPIPHRLPLETLSSRSLIVSGLAQLELNSSSNGAFSDLHKSAWDAWELGRRVFEDLKASPAPSAAAPTQGIRVEENCPNSIMLSGGEFQERGRLTVLPCGLTLGSHITLVARPRRAHPDYDPKISVLKDSEQAPMVSQFMMELKGLKTVDGEDPPRILHFNPRLKGDWSGKPVMELNSCYRMQWGSAQRCEGWKSKSSEETVDGLVKCEGWTRDEDTQVEETKKSWWFKRLIGPAKISFDWPYPFLEDKLFVLTLTAGLEGYHINVGGRHVASFPYRTSFALEDATGLSLNGDLDIESIYAVSLPARHPSFSLKRELEMSAQWQAPPLTDEPIELFIGILSAGNHFAERMAVRKSWMSALTRSSNVLARFFVALNGRKEVNMQLKLEAEFFGDIVIVPYMDSYDLVVLKTVAICEYGVRKVSAKYIMKCDDDTFVRLDSVLKEVNKIPSDRSLYIGNINYYHKPLRFGKWAVTYEEWPEENYPHYANGPGYVISSDIANYVVSEFEKHTLRLFKMEDVSMGMWVEKFNITKNPVEYVHNLKFCQFGCINDYYTAHYQSPRQMMCMWEKLQAGKPQCCDMR; the protein is encoded by the exons ATGAGGCGGTCGAGGCTGGAGCTGTCCTTTAATCCGTTTACTCGGAAGAGGTTCCTGCACTTTCTCCTTGTTCTCGGGATTCTCTACCTCTCTTTCCTCCTCCTGTGTGAGTTCCCCTTCGTATTCCACGGATTCACGCCGCTTGGCGCCGCGGGCGGCCTCCTCGGTGGCGACGCGGTGGCCCGTCGAGTCTCCCTGCAAAGCGAGGAGGACACCCAAGGGATCTATGCCCCTGTTCGTCCCTTTTTATTCCCTTATCGACCGGAAGTTTCCGCTGCAGCTCCTATCCCGCACCGCTTGCCGCTCGAGACTCTGAGCTCGCGATCGCTGATCGTCTCCGGTTTGGCGCAGTTGGAGCTCAACTCGAGCAGTAATGGAGCCTTTTCGGATCTCCATAAGTCGGCGTGGGACGCGTGGGAGTTGGGGAGGAGGGTTTTTGAAGACCTCAAGGCTTCTCCGGCGCCGTCTGCTGCGGCTCCAACACAGGGGATTCGGGTGGAAGAGAACTGCCCGAACTCGATCATGTTGTCCGGAGGGGAGTTTCAGGAGCGAGGGAGATTGACGGTGCTTCCTTGTGGGCTGACGTTGGGGTCCCATATCACTCTGGTGGCGAGGCCACGCAGGGCGCACCCCGACTATGACCCAAAGATATCGGTTCTGAAGGACTCGGAGCAGGCCCCGATGGTTTCTCAGTTCATGATGGAGCTAAAGGGGCTTAAAACTGTGGATGGCGAAGACCCTCCAAGGATTCTCCACTTTAACCCCCGGTTAAAGGGCGATTGGAGCGGCAAGCCAGTGATGGAGCTGAACTCCTGCTACCGCATGCAGTGGGGGTCCGCTCAGCGATGTGAGGGCTGGAAGTCCAAGTCCAGCGAGGAGACAG TTGATGGTCTGGTTAAGTGTGAAGGGTGGACTCGAGATGAAGATACCCAGGTGGAAGAGACAAAGAAGTCATGGTGGTTTAAGAGATTAATTGGTCCGGCAAAAATCTCATTTGATTGGCCATATCCATTTCTTGAAGACAAATTGTTTGTTTTAACATTAACTGCTGGTTTAGAGGGTTATCATATTAATGTTGGTGGGAGGCATGTAGCATCCTTTCCATACCGTACT AGTTTCGCCCTTGAAGATGCCACCGGCCTGTCATTGAATGGAGATCTCGACATTGAGTCAATATATGCTGTTTCATTGCCTGCTAGGCATCCTAGTTTTTCCCTGAAAAGGGAACTGGAGATGTCTGCTCAGTGGCAGGCTCCTCCACTTACTGATGAGCCTATAGAACTTTTCATCGGCATCCTTTCTGCAGGAAACCATTTTGCAGAACGTATGGCAGTCAGAAAATCGTGGATGTCTGCATTAACTAGATCATCAAATGTGCTGGCAAGGTTCTTTGTTGCGCTG AATGGAAGAAAGGAGGTGAACATGCAATTAAAACTGGAAGCGGAATTCTTTGGGGATATTGTTATAGTACCTTACATGGACAGTTATGATCTAGTTGTTTTGAAGACTGTGGCTATCTGTGAGTATGGG GTTCGAAAAGTATCCGCCAAATATATTATGAAGTGTGATGATGACACATTTGTGAGGCTTGACTCAGTACTCAAGGAAGTGAATAAAATCCCATCCGATAGAAGTCTTTACATTGGGAATATTAATTATTACCACAAGCCTCTTCGCTTTGGGAAATGGGCTGTGACATATGAG GAATGGCCAGAGGAGAACTACCCACATTATGCTAATGGTCCAGGCTATGTTATATCTTCTGATATTGCAAATTATGTTGTTTCGGAGTTTGAAAAGCATACACTGAGA TTATTCAAGATGGAAGACGTGAGCATGGGCATGTGGGTGGAGAAGTTCAACATTACTAAGAACCCCGTGGAGTACGTCCACAACCTCAAATTTTGCCAGTTCGGTTGCATTAACGATTACTACACCGCTCATTACCAGTCCCCTAGGCAAATGATGTGCATGTGGGAGAAACTGCAGGCAGGAAAACCTCAATGTTGCGACATGAGATGA